From the Ktedonobacteraceae bacterium genome, one window contains:
- a CDS encoding LURP-one-related family protein: protein MRDRREQRREARQERRDGPFGGGLDKAHYQMREKLVSMGDDYWIENDRGERVFKVDGKALRVRQTLIFEDRSGRELAKIQERMLRVKDSMEIEDAAGHQMATVKKALITPLRDRWTVKIRGGPDLEVKGNIVDHEYSIGEGREKVAEVSKKWFRMRDTYGVEIEPGQNDALILAVAACIDQMAH from the coding sequence ATGCGTGATAGAAGGGAACAACGGCGAGAAGCTCGCCAGGAGAGGCGTGATGGACCGTTTGGTGGTGGCCTGGATAAGGCCCACTATCAGATGCGGGAGAAGCTGGTATCCATGGGCGATGATTACTGGATCGAGAACGATCGCGGCGAACGGGTCTTCAAAGTGGACGGCAAAGCCTTGCGCGTCCGCCAGACGCTGATTTTCGAGGATCGTAGCGGGCGGGAACTGGCTAAGATTCAGGAACGTATGCTTCGCGTCAAGGACAGTATGGAAATCGAGGATGCTGCCGGCCATCAAATGGCGACGGTCAAGAAGGCCTTAATTACTCCCCTGCGCGATCGCTGGACCGTCAAGATCAGAGGCGGACCCGACCTCGAGGTAAAGGGCAATATTGTCGACCACGAGTACAGCATTGGCGAGGGCCGCGAAAAAGTAGCCGAGGTCTCCAAAAAGTGGTTCCGCATGCGCGATACCTACGGTGTGGAGATCGAGCCGGGGCAGAATGATGCCCTCATTCTGGCAGTCGCCGCCTGCATCGACCAGATGGCCCACTAA
- a CDS encoding DUF1269 domain-containing protein, producing the protein MATLTVLEFPTAEGATTMLSTLQNLQKQQLIQIEDGAIVTWPEGARRPKTKQLSQGLATGTGALGGAFWGLLFGLLFFVPFFGMAVGAAAGALAGHFAHYGIDENFINSVRSKVTPGTSALFLLTSGAVVDKLIEAVRGQKFQIVQTNLSKEQENELREMFGEEAVAQR; encoded by the coding sequence ATGGCAACGTTAACGGTACTGGAGTTTCCAACGGCTGAGGGAGCCACGACGATGCTCTCTACGCTACAAAATCTGCAAAAGCAGCAGTTGATCCAGATTGAAGATGGTGCGATTGTGACCTGGCCCGAGGGAGCCAGGCGACCCAAAACCAAACAACTCAGTCAGGGATTGGCCACCGGAACCGGTGCCCTGGGCGGCGCGTTCTGGGGTCTGCTCTTTGGCCTGCTTTTCTTCGTCCCGTTCTTCGGCATGGCGGTAGGAGCCGCGGCAGGCGCGCTCGCCGGACATTTTGCGCACTATGGCATTGATGAGAACTTCATCAACTCGGTGCGTTCCAAGGTGACGCCTGGCACCTCGGCGCTTTTCCTCTTGACGAGCGGAGCCGTTGTTGACAAGCTGATTGAAGCTGTCAGGGGCCAGAAATTCCAGATCGTGCAGACCAACCTGTCCAAAGAGCAGGAAAATGAGCTGCGCGAAATGTTTGGTGAGGAAGCGGTCGCACAGAGATAG